The Chroococcidiopsis sp. TS-821 genome includes a region encoding these proteins:
- a CDS encoding ATP-binding protein produces the protein MPRYFHSLRARLNFLVLLAVLPGLGLTLYAYTKELQARKAYVREQAVLLTQVISAHHQQLIAETRQLLVVLAQLPQIQNSVPASCNAILQNLQKQYLRFATLGVVQRNGSVVCSSSPAQNVNLADRLWIVNTLQKRELTISDYLIGRMSRKPVIVFAYPLLNAQNQANTVVFASLDLTWLNQLLAQINLPSNTSLIVVDAKGVVLAQHPPSEWVGKRANLPIVQKILAQGNGVVEVKDVDGISRLYAFTLLSSSLPQANAYMGIGLSKEAPFTAAERNLQRNLLGLVMVASGAIAILWIGSNLFILHWVKRFTQAIDRLAAGDFTARIGLKDAPQEMQQLVDNFDFMAASLASQIARCNATEVELKKANERFQLATAAVNAIIYDWDIRAKTITRTQGLFDVLGYTTTEADPTDDWWFERIHPDEQKYVRNYIATMLKSSTSTDFALEYRMRHRDDRYVYIWDKGLIIRDADGSAVRVVGSVLDISERKQAEAAVNQMNVTLEQLVQERTAQLAATNQELESFCYSVSHDLRAPLRHITGFAEALAERLERNGAIADAKVRRYIEVIQSSSDRMATLIDGLLTLSRVGRKQLIHQPVALYPLVENAISLATSQAEEVDSRNIEFQIGHLPTVMGDPTLLQQVFTNLIDNAVKFSRNSHPAIIQIDSLPDRTLFVKDNGIGFQMKYADQLFGAFQRLHSQREFKGTGIGLAIVQRIIHRHGGTIWAESKPNQETTFYFKLGQVVEE, from the coding sequence ATGCCACGTTATTTTCATAGTCTCCGTGCGCGCCTGAATTTTCTTGTCCTCCTGGCTGTTTTACCAGGGTTAGGACTAACGCTGTATGCTTACACGAAAGAATTACAAGCGCGCAAGGCTTACGTACGCGAGCAAGCGGTGTTGCTGACACAAGTTATCAGCGCGCATCATCAACAATTGATTGCAGAAACGCGGCAATTGCTTGTTGTTTTAGCACAGTTACCGCAAATTCAGAATAGCGTTCCGGCATCTTGCAACGCAATTTTACAAAATCTACAAAAGCAGTACCTGCGTTTTGCTACGTTGGGAGTCGTTCAACGTAATGGTAGCGTGGTATGTAGTTCTTCACCTGCTCAAAACGTTAACCTTGCGGATCGTTTGTGGATCGTCAATACGCTGCAAAAGCGCGAACTCACTATTAGTGATTACCTAATTGGGCGAATGAGCCGCAAGCCAGTCATTGTATTTGCCTATCCACTATTGAATGCTCAAAATCAGGCAAATACAGTCGTGTTTGCGTCGCTAGATTTAACTTGGCTCAATCAACTTCTTGCACAAATCAATTTACCAAGCAATACCTCGCTGATCGTCGTTGATGCCAAAGGTGTTGTCCTCGCCCAGCATCCACCGTCGGAATGGGTAGGGAAAAGAGCGAATCTACCGATTGTGCAGAAAATACTAGCACAAGGCAACGGCGTCGTTGAAGTGAAGGATGTCGATGGCATTTCCCGTTTATATGCCTTTACTTTACTCAGTAGCAGCTTACCGCAAGCAAATGCGTACATGGGAATTGGACTTTCAAAAGAAGCGCCCTTTACTGCTGCTGAGCGCAATTTGCAACGCAATTTACTTGGTTTGGTGATGGTTGCGAGCGGCGCGATCGCGATTTTGTGGATTGGTAGCAATTTGTTTATTTTGCATTGGGTTAAACGGTTCACGCAGGCGATCGATCGCTTGGCGGCGGGAGATTTTACCGCACGGATCGGCTTAAAAGATGCGCCGCAAGAAATGCAGCAACTGGTTGATAACTTTGATTTCATGGCAGCATCGTTAGCAAGCCAAATTGCACGATGTAATGCTACCGAAGTCGAGCTCAAGAAAGCAAACGAACGCTTTCAACTAGCAACAGCGGCTGTCAATGCCATCATCTACGACTGGGATATTCGTGCCAAGACAATTACTCGCACGCAAGGGCTATTTGACGTGCTTGGCTATACGACAACCGAAGCCGATCCCACTGATGATTGGTGGTTTGAACGCATTCACCCAGATGAGCAAAAATACGTGCGCAACTATATTGCCACGATGCTGAAAAGTTCTACTTCAACTGACTTTGCATTGGAATATCGCATGCGTCATCGCGACGATCGCTACGTCTATATTTGGGACAAAGGGCTAATCATCCGCGATGCTGACGGCAGTGCAGTGCGGGTTGTTGGTAGTGTTTTAGACATTAGCGAACGCAAGCAAGCCGAAGCCGCAGTGAATCAGATGAATGTGACTTTGGAACAACTTGTGCAGGAACGCACTGCGCAACTTGCTGCGACAAACCAAGAACTCGAATCCTTTTGCTACTCGGTTTCGCACGACTTGCGCGCGCCTTTGAGACATATTACAGGGTTTGCCGAAGCGCTAGCCGAGCGACTCGAACGCAATGGCGCAATCGCGGATGCTAAAGTTCGTCGTTACATCGAAGTAATTCAAAGTAGTAGCGATCGCATGGCGACGTTGATTGATGGACTACTGACGCTTTCCCGTGTTGGCAGAAAACAATTAATTCATCAACCTGTTGCACTTTATCCTTTGGTGGAAAACGCAATTTCGCTAGCAACGAGTCAAGCTGAAGAAGTTGATAGCCGTAATATTGAGTTTCAAATTGGTCATTTACCTACCGTAATGGGCGATCCAACATTACTGCAACAAGTTTTTACCAATCTGATCGATAATGCTGTTAAATTCAGCCGCAATTCACACCCAGCAATTATCCAAATTGATTCTTTACCCGACCGTACTTTGTTCGTTAAAGATAATGGGATCGGATTTCAAATGAAATATGCAGACCAATTATTCGGTGCTTTTCAACGCCTTCATTCCCAAAGAGAGTTTAAAGGAACAGGTATTGGTTTAGCCATTGTTCAACGTATTATTCATCGTCACGGAGGTACAATTTGGGCTGAGAGTAAACCGAATCAAGAAACAACTTTTTATTTCAAACTTGGACAAGTGGTTGAGGAATAA
- a CDS encoding response regulator, which yields MEVEPSRILLVEDDPLNIELLRLALDSFNFANQIDILEDGEQALHYLLGKEGNPPHFPLPDLVLLDLRLPKINGVQVLQAIRSHPRTRDLAVVILASSPDDKDLNACYALGVSQCVTKPLDFETFITIVRQVGFYWVLLKKPPSLPSES from the coding sequence GTGGAAGTTGAACCATCACGAATTCTTCTTGTCGAAGACGATCCTTTAAATATTGAACTTCTCAGACTAGCTTTAGATAGTTTTAATTTTGCCAATCAAATTGATATTTTGGAAGACGGCGAACAAGCACTACACTATTTATTAGGCAAGGAAGGTAATCCGCCGCATTTTCCATTACCAGACCTAGTGTTATTAGACCTAAGATTACCCAAGATTAACGGAGTTCAAGTTTTACAAGCAATTCGATCGCATCCGCGAACGCGCGATCTTGCTGTAGTTATTTTGGCTTCTTCTCCGGATGACAAAGACTTAAATGCCTGTTACGCTCTAGGAGTTAGTCAATGTGTCACTAAACCTCTTGATTTTGAGACATTTATTACCATAGTTCGCCAAGTCGGTTTTTACTGGGTGTTACTCAAAAAGCCGCCGTCGCTACCATCTGAATCTTAG